The following are from one region of the Penaeus vannamei isolate JL-2024 chromosome 28, ASM4276789v1, whole genome shotgun sequence genome:
- the LOC113822366 gene encoding zinc finger protein basonuclin-2-like: MMSTDEETLVLRQFLRFGETRAIAQQLLQHEGASPRPDHTPSIRDSHRDTLRDSHRDSMRDSHRDSLRDSHRDVLRDTHTLRDSHRDAFRDSHREMHRDALQRDGHRDARDMRDRDLLRDFREDIRREESRRDEPPRSQHQQPHLHPAQHHPHQPQPQPQAEMGKSIDSDLKKFLERTNMLFNPFMRGDPSSLLRPPPPTGPAGLPPAPPPLSAASLASNLLAAANPSLATSLLANPQLASSALSMLRLPVPPVSLPNLSPNNGSLPNSFGSPTSPMDGSPLNRLQSMQPFDFRKEPQSPSPASRPEPSFTHGGRGGGVTSPASSGGGGSGGGSGAPVSVSSGSVTPLAATATHQPPPTPVSVNSDPPTDYTSEDDDIAIAASTTALNLSTTSTTVATSATPTTLPMPPRPHSPGGGPSTPGKRSWNPINLGTSLINPVTGKKRVQCNVCLKTFCDKGALKIHFSAVHLREMHKCTVEGCNMMFSSRRSRNRHSANPNPKLHTPHVRRKISPHDGRTSSGHPVMMAHGFQPQQFQPPAGFPPLSSFPGQFSGINPLTGLPFIPPSAAATEDLHKQALELQRRTLEMQHAMGKSSLDLSMRSREDGMWRTDYGGFHGSSGHSEDGPMDSSLDGKRKDDEFDANNSLDGDMDDDSMSVDAHSMKGENPSASPSNNKRKRKSQNPTKFAFRLEDDDLISTDDDDDDDNDDDLDDIDAKDSEEDKNEDKELDAMSDDDDDDGALKEGSSTHSGDKAKNDKDSDGSNRKVSSSSYDEAVDTSNALRHLEDLSKGHFAHLTGTMPPNASASLGLPMAPSGNGVTSSSPRPSDRDSDRDSNPGSPSEDSDGAFHFGEGGFLSSLDIPMDKENPRRCIACGKIFQNHFGVKTHYQNVHLKLMHKCTVEGCNAAFPSKRSRDRHSSNLNLHRKLLSTSSDAPGFPGMGFPGLPFNPALNPELLARLYSDPAGLPLGLDALKAHIPTSLAESLFNGDRGGSGGGGGGGGGVSGGGGLPPATHPPPHFFLPNLLPHFAANNNLPGTERKDRSSTPSPQSTTPTTTAPTVTGPTPASEAPSSSPPPSEVVAATTTTTTSSEALERDWVYNLEDDLPSPDRDGNMPCRFCHKVFEDGVGLKSHYEEVHASELFRCTVEGCNKLFSARRKRNAHSLNEAYHKDLLEGAPTKDT, encoded by the coding sequence ATGATGAGCACCGACGAGGAGACGCTGGTGCTGCGTCAGTTCCTGCGCTTCGGCGAGACGCGCGCCATCGCCCAGCAGCTCCTGCAGCACGAGGGGGCGTCGCCGCGCCCCGACCACACGCCCTCCATCCGGGACTCGCACAGGGACACGCTCAGAGACTCTCACAGGGACTCCATGAGGGATTCCCACAGGGATAGCCTGCGAGATTCTCACAGGGACGTCCTGAGGGACACGCACACTCTCAGAGACTCCCACCGGGACGCCTTCCGCGACTCCCACAGGGAAATGCACCGCGACGCCCTCCAGCGCGACGGACACCGGGACGCGAGGGACATGCGCGACAGGGACCTCCTGAGGGACTTCCGGGAGGACATCCGGCGGGAGGAGAGCCGCAGGGACGAGCCGCCCCGCTCGCAGCACCAGCAGCCGCACCTGCACCCCGCGCAGCACCACCCCCATcagccgcagccgcagccgcagGCGGAGATGGGCAAGAGCATCGACTCCGACCTGAAGAAGTTCCTGGAGCGGACCAACATGCTGTTCAACCCGTTCATGCGCGGCGACCCAAGCTCGCTCCTGCGCCCCCCGCCCCCGACGGGCCCCGCAGgcctcccgcccgcgccgccgcccctGTCGGCCGCGTCGCTGGCATCCAACCTCCTGGCGGCCGCCAACCCCTCCCTGGCCACCTCCCTGCTGGCCAACCCGCAGCTGGCGTCGTCGGCGCTGTCCATGCTGCGCCTCCCGGTCCCGCCCGTCTcgctccccaacctctcccccaacAACGGGTCTCTCCCCAACAGCTTCGGCTCCCCCACTAGTCCCATGGACGGCTCGCCCCTCAACCGCCTGCAGAGCATGCAGCCCTTCGACTTCCGCAAGGAGCCGCAGAGTCCGAGCCCCGCCTCGCGCCCCGAGCCCTCCTTCACGCACGGCGGCCGCGGCGGCGGCGTCACCAGCCCAGCcagtagcggcggcggcggcagcggcggtggCAGCGGGGCGCCGGTGAGCGTGAGCAGCGGGAGCGTGACGCCCCTGGCCGCCACCGCCACCCACCAGCCCCCGCCGACGCCCGTGTCCGTCAACAGCGACCCTCCGACGGACTACACCAGCGAGGACGACGACATCGCGATCGCCGCCTCCACCACGGCCCTcaacctctccaccacctccaccacggtCGCTACCTCCGCCACCCCGACCACGTTACCCATGCCCCCGAGGCCGCACTCCCCCGGGGGCGGACCCAGCACGCCGGGGAAGAGGTCGTGGAACCCCATCAACCTCGGGACGTCGCTGATCAACCCCGTGACGGGCAAGAAGCGCGTGCAGTGCAACGTCTGCCTCAAGACATTCTGCGACAAGGGCGCCCTCAAGATCCACTTCTCCGCCGTGCACCTGCGGGAGATGCACAAGTGCACCGTCGAGGGCTGCAACATGATGTTCAGCTCGCGGCGCTCCAGGAACCGCCACTCGGCCAACCCGAACCCCAAGCTGCACACGCCGCACGTGCGCCGCAAGATCTCCCCGCACGACGGACGGACGTCCAGCGGCCACCCGGTCATGATGGCCCACGGGTTCCAGCCGCAGCAGTTCCAGCCGCCCGCCGGCTTCCCTCCCCTGAGCTCCTTCCCCGGGCAGTTCAGCGGGATCAACCCGCTCACCGGCCTGCCCTTCATCCCACCCTCGGCGGCGGCCACAGAGGACCTCCACAAGCAGGCCCTGGAGCTGCAGCGGCGCACGCTGGAGATGCAGCACGCCATGGGCAAGTCCTCCCTGGACCTGAGCATGCGCAGCAGGGAGGACGGCATGTGGAGGACCGACTACGGCGGCTTCCACGGGTCGTCCGGCCATAGCGAGGACGGCCCCATGGACAGCAGTCTGGACGGCAAGAGGAAGGACGACGAGTTCGACGCCAACAACAGCCTGGATGGCGACATGGACGACGACAGCATGAGCGTCGACGCCCACAGCATGAAGGGGGAGAACCCGTCGGCGTCGCCCTCCAACAACAAGCGGAAACGCAAGAGCCAAAACCCGACGAAGTTCGCCTTCAGATTAGAGGACGACGACCTCATATCcaccgacgacgacgacgacgacgacaacgatgaCGACCTGGACGACATCGACGCGAAGGACTCCGAGGAAGATAAGAATGAGGACAAGGAGCTCGACGCCAtgagcgacgacgacgacgacgacggggcGCTGAAGGAGGGCTCTTCCACGCACTCCGGCGACAAGGCAAAAAACGACAAGGACTCGGACGGGAGCAACCGCAAGGTCTCCTCCAGCAGCTACGACGAAGCCGTGGACACGTCGAACGCCCTGCGGCACCTGGAGGACCTGTCCAAGGGTCACTTCGCACACCTCACTGGCACGATGCCCCCAAACGCATCGGCGTCACTTGGCCTCCCGATGGCGCCCTCGGGCAACGGCGTCACCTCTTCGAGTCCCAGGCCAAGTGACCGTGACAGCGATAGGGACTCCAACCCCGGCTCGCCCTCGGAGGACTCGGACGGCGCCTTCCACTTCGGCGAGGGCGGCTTCCTCAGCAGCCTCGACATCCCCATGGACAAGGAGAACCCGCGGCGCTGCATAGCGTGCGGGAAGATATTCCAGAACCACTTCGGCGTCAAGACGCACTACCAGAACGTGCACCTCAAGCTCATGCACAAGTGCACGGTGGAGGGCTGCAACGCCGCCTTCCCCTCCAAGCGTAGTCGCGACCGCCATTCCTCCAACCTCAACCTGCACAGGAAGCTCCTCTCCACCTCGTCCGACGCGCCAGGCTTCCCCGGCATGGGCTTCCCCGGCCTGCCCTTCAACCCGGCCCTCAACCCCGAGCTGCTGGCGCGCCTCTACTCCGACCCGGCCGGCCTCCCCCTCGGCCTGGACGCGCTCAAGGCCCACATCCCCACCTCCCTGGCCGAGTCCTTATTCAACGGCGAccgcggcggcagcggcggcggcggcggaggcggcgggggcGTGAGCGGGGGCGGCGGCCTGCCCCCggccacccaccctcccccccacttcttccttccgaacctcctcccccacttcgccGCCAACAACAACCTTCCCGGGACCGAGCGGAAAGACCGCTCCAGCACCCCGTCCCCCCagtccaccacccccaccaccaccgcccccacCGTCACGGGACCCACCCCCGCCTCCGaggccccctcctcctcgccgccgccCTCCGAGGTCGTCGCcgcgaccaccaccaccaccacgagctCCGAGGCCCTCGAGCGGGACTGGGTGTACAACCTGGAGGACGACCTCCCGTCCCCCGACCGCGACGGGAACATGCCCTGCAGGTTCTGTCACAAGGTCTTCGAGGACGGCGTGGGCCTCAAGAGTCACTACGAGGAGGTGCACGCCTCGGAGCTGTTCCGCTGCACGGTGGAAGGCTGCAACAAACTTTTCAGCGCCCGCCGGAAGCGCAACGCCCATTCCCTCAACGAAGCCTATCACAAGGACCTGTTAGAGGGGGCGCCGACGAAGGACACGTGA